Proteins co-encoded in one Actinomadura luteofluorescens genomic window:
- a CDS encoding sensor histidine kinase, with protein sequence MGELSKDTGAAGGGAVQWAAARWATATRADDGQTSVMNRSWHPLAMAKSSLTWRSALYLGVSLAWGLGWFVVLAVGLSLSVALLIIWVGLPLLALLMVAWRFGAVLERRFVLAAFGVRIPSPYRRMPEGRNPLSRLRGMAGDPATWKDLVYFAALLPITLGEFFVSAMVWAGTGTLLFLPVIVAVAGGAEVNFGVSYWAGNPVEALPVSLLGLACLVPAMYVTRAMAMGHAAFAALMLGPSPSQRENAALRERTEHLRASRARGVDAAEFERRRIERDLHDGAQQRLLAVAMDIGRARAKLDEDPEGARELIEQAHAGTREAISELRDLARGIYPAILTDRGLDPALSGLAGRAPVPVEVAVDLDERPPAAVESIAYFIVAESLANIAKYARATRASVRVAREDRWVVVEVIDNGVGGAVARPDGGLAGLADRAATIDGMLIVDSPPGGPTIIRADLPCTW encoded by the coding sequence GTGGGCGAGCTGAGCAAGGACACCGGCGCCGCGGGCGGCGGCGCGGTCCAGTGGGCCGCGGCGCGGTGGGCGACGGCGACGCGGGCGGACGACGGGCAGACGTCCGTCATGAACCGGTCCTGGCATCCGCTGGCGATGGCGAAGTCCTCGCTGACGTGGCGGTCGGCCCTGTACCTGGGCGTCAGCCTGGCCTGGGGGCTCGGCTGGTTCGTCGTCCTCGCCGTCGGGCTGTCCCTGTCGGTCGCGCTGCTGATCATCTGGGTGGGCCTGCCGCTGCTGGCGCTGCTGATGGTCGCGTGGCGGTTCGGCGCGGTGCTGGAGCGGCGGTTCGTCCTCGCCGCGTTCGGCGTCCGCATCCCGTCCCCGTACCGGCGCATGCCGGAGGGCCGCAACCCGCTGTCCAGGCTCAGGGGGATGGCAGGGGACCCGGCCACCTGGAAGGACCTGGTCTACTTCGCGGCCCTGCTCCCGATCACGCTGGGCGAGTTCTTCGTGTCGGCGATGGTGTGGGCCGGGACGGGCACGCTGCTGTTCCTCCCGGTGATCGTGGCGGTGGCCGGCGGCGCGGAGGTCAACTTCGGGGTCTCGTACTGGGCGGGCAACCCCGTCGAGGCGCTGCCGGTGTCGCTCCTGGGCCTGGCGTGCCTCGTCCCGGCGATGTACGTGACGCGCGCGATGGCGATGGGGCACGCCGCGTTCGCCGCGCTGATGCTCGGCCCGAGCCCGTCGCAGAGGGAGAACGCGGCGCTGCGCGAGCGGACCGAGCACCTGCGGGCCAGCCGGGCCCGCGGGGTGGACGCGGCCGAGTTCGAGCGGCGCCGCATCGAGCGCGACCTGCACGACGGGGCGCAGCAGCGGCTGCTGGCCGTGGCGATGGACATCGGCCGCGCCCGCGCCAAGCTCGACGAGGACCCCGAGGGCGCGCGGGAGCTGATCGAGCAGGCCCACGCGGGCACCCGGGAGGCGATCTCCGAGCTGCGCGACCTCGCCCGCGGGATCTACCCGGCGATCCTCACCGACCGCGGCCTGGACCCGGCGCTGTCCGGGCTCGCCGGGCGCGCCCCCGTCCCCGTCGAGGTGGCGGTCGACCTCGACGAGCGCCCGCCGGCGGCGGTCGAGAGCATCGCCTACTTCATCGTCGCCGAGTCGCTGGCCAACATCGCCAAGTACGCCCGCGCGACCCGCGCGTCCGTCCGGGTGGCCCGCGAGGACCGCTGGGTGGTCGTCGAGGTGATCGACAACGGGGTGGGCGGCGCGGTCGCGCGGCCGGACGGCGGCCTGGCCGGGCTGGCCGACCGGGCCGCGACGATCGACGGCATGCTCATCGTGGACAGCCCGCCCGGCGGCCCCACGATCATCCGGGCGGACCTGCCCTGCACATGGTGA
- a CDS encoding response regulator transcription factor — MRVVIAEDSVLLREGLVRLLADAGIETVATVGDGPGLPGIVEEHAPDLAIVDVRMPPSFTDEGLRAALAVRERRPGTPILVLSQYVEERYATDLIGGGAEGVGYLLKERVSDVEEFIDAVRRIAAGGTVIDPEVIGQLLGRRRTGDPLEALTPREREVLGLMAQGRSNGAIAADLVVTEGAVEKHISNIFMKLGLQPAQGGHRRVMAVLAYLGLH; from the coding sequence ATGCGGGTAGTGATCGCCGAGGATTCGGTGCTGTTGCGGGAAGGGCTCGTCCGGCTGCTCGCCGACGCGGGGATCGAGACGGTGGCGACCGTGGGGGACGGGCCGGGCCTGCCCGGGATCGTCGAGGAGCACGCCCCCGACCTCGCCATCGTGGACGTCCGGATGCCGCCCTCGTTCACCGACGAGGGGCTGCGCGCGGCCCTCGCCGTCCGGGAGCGTCGTCCGGGCACGCCGATCCTCGTCCTGTCCCAGTACGTGGAGGAGCGCTACGCCACCGACCTGATCGGCGGCGGCGCCGAGGGCGTCGGCTACCTGCTGAAGGAGCGGGTGTCGGACGTCGAGGAGTTCATCGACGCGGTGCGCCGCATCGCCGCGGGCGGGACGGTCATCGACCCCGAGGTGATCGGCCAGCTGCTCGGCCGGCGCCGGACCGGCGACCCGCTGGAGGCGCTGACCCCGCGCGAGCGCGAGGTGCTGGGGCTGATGGCGCAGGGACGCTCGAACGGCGCCATCGCCGCGGACCTCGTCGTCACCGAGGGCGCCGTCGAGAAGCACATCTCCAACATCTTCATGAAGCTGGGCCTGCAGCCCGCGCAGGGCGGACACCGCCGCGTCATGGCGGTGCTGGCCTACCTCGGGTTGCACTAG
- the rpmE gene encoding 50S ribosomal protein L31, with the protein MKPDIHPNYVVTTVTCTCGNTFETRSTAANGVIHADVCSNCHPFYTGKQKILDTGGRVARFEQRFGKKKADK; encoded by the coding sequence ATGAAGCCCGACATCCACCCGAACTACGTCGTCACGACCGTGACGTGTACGTGCGGCAACACCTTCGAGACCCGCAGCACCGCCGCCAACGGCGTGATCCACGCGGACGTGTGCTCGAACTGCCACCCGTTCTACACGGGCAAGCAGAAGATCCTCGACACCGGCGGCCGGGTCGCGCGCTTCGAGCAGCGCTTCGGCAAGAAGAAGGCCGACAAGTAG
- the prfA gene encoding peptide chain release factor 1: protein MNLDDLISEYAGIEERLADPSVHADQSLARKLGKRYAELRPIVETHRELSSTEDDLAAARELAGEDAAFAAEAEDLAKRREELEERLRRLLVPRDPNDAKDVILEVKAGEGGEESALFAGDLLRMYLRYAERVGWKTEVLDSHPSDLGGYKDVTVAVKAKGAQEEGVWTRLKFEGGVHRVQRVPATESQGRIHTSAVGVLVTPEAEDVDVQVDPNDLRIDVYRSSGPGGQSVNTTDSAVRITHLPTGVVVSCQNEKSQLQNKEQALRILRSRLLAMAQEEADAAASAERKSQVRTVDRSERVRTYNYPENRISDHRVGYKAYNLDQVLDGDLQNVTQALVDAEMERRLAEAQKS, encoded by the coding sequence GTGAATCTCGACGATCTGATCAGCGAATACGCGGGCATCGAGGAACGGCTCGCCGACCCGTCCGTCCATGCCGACCAGAGCCTGGCGCGCAAGCTCGGCAAGCGGTACGCGGAGCTGCGCCCGATCGTCGAGACGCACCGCGAGCTGTCCTCGACCGAGGACGACCTCGCCGCCGCCCGTGAGCTGGCCGGCGAGGACGCCGCGTTCGCCGCCGAGGCCGAAGATCTCGCGAAGCGCCGCGAGGAGCTGGAGGAGCGGCTGCGGCGGCTGCTCGTCCCGCGCGACCCGAACGACGCCAAGGACGTGATCCTGGAGGTCAAGGCGGGGGAGGGCGGCGAGGAGTCGGCGCTGTTCGCCGGCGACCTGCTGCGGATGTACCTCCGCTACGCCGAACGCGTCGGCTGGAAGACCGAGGTCCTCGACTCCCACCCCTCCGACCTCGGCGGCTACAAGGACGTCACGGTCGCGGTGAAGGCCAAGGGCGCCCAGGAGGAGGGGGTCTGGACGCGGCTGAAGTTCGAGGGCGGCGTCCACCGGGTGCAGCGGGTGCCCGCGACCGAGTCGCAGGGGCGCATCCACACCAGCGCCGTCGGCGTCCTGGTGACGCCCGAGGCGGAGGACGTCGACGTCCAGGTCGACCCGAACGACCTGCGCATCGACGTGTACCGCTCGTCCGGGCCGGGCGGGCAGAGCGTCAACACGACCGACTCCGCGGTCCGCATCACGCACCTGCCGACCGGTGTCGTCGTCTCCTGCCAGAACGAGAAGAGCCAGCTGCAGAACAAGGAGCAGGCGCTGCGCATCCTGCGGTCCCGGCTGCTGGCGATGGCGCAGGAGGAGGCCGACGCGGCCGCCTCCGCCGAGCGCAAGAGCCAGGTCCGCACGGTGGACCGCTCCGAGCGGGTGCGCACCTACAACTACCCGGAGAACCGGATCTCCGACCACCGGGTCGGCTACAAGGCCTACAACCTCGACCAGGTGCTGGACGGCGACCTCCAGAACGTCACGCAGGCGCTGGTCGACGCCGAGATGGAACGCCGCCTGGCCGAAGCCCAGAAATCATGA
- the prmC gene encoding peptide chain release factor N(5)-glutamine methyltransferase: MNLLLDEIARATARLADAGAASPRADAEELAAAVHRVRRSELHGVPDSAFDARFWEFVARREAGEPLQHITGRAFFRYLELKVGPGVFVPRPETEVMVGWALETLRDMDVRDPLVVDLGTGSAAIALSIALEAPRARVHAVEKDPTAFVHATRNVEELDERGRVRLHLDDFSSALTELDGTVDLVVSNPPYIPMSEWEYVPRDVRDHDPADALWGGGDDGLDAIRVVERTARRLLRPGGYAAVEHSDLQGNGVYWVFAEEHGWRDVRNRRDLANRDRFVTARLAAD; encoded by the coding sequence ATGAACCTGCTGCTCGACGAGATCGCCAGGGCCACCGCGCGGCTCGCGGACGCGGGCGCCGCCTCGCCCCGCGCCGACGCCGAGGAGCTCGCGGCGGCCGTGCACCGGGTGCGGCGCTCGGAGCTGCACGGCGTCCCCGACAGCGCGTTCGACGCCCGGTTCTGGGAGTTCGTCGCGCGCCGCGAGGCGGGCGAGCCGCTGCAGCACATCACCGGCCGCGCGTTCTTCCGTTACCTGGAGCTGAAGGTCGGGCCCGGCGTGTTCGTGCCGCGCCCGGAGACCGAGGTGATGGTCGGCTGGGCGCTGGAGACGCTGCGCGACATGGACGTCCGCGATCCCCTCGTCGTCGACCTCGGCACCGGCTCCGCCGCGATCGCGCTGTCCATCGCGCTGGAGGCGCCCCGCGCCCGCGTCCACGCCGTCGAGAAGGACCCGACGGCCTTCGTCCACGCGACCCGCAACGTGGAGGAGCTGGACGAGCGGGGCCGCGTCCGCCTCCACCTGGACGACTTCTCAAGCGCTCTCACCGAGCTTGACGGCACCGTCGACCTCGTCGTCAGCAACCCCCCGTACATCCCGATGAGCGAGTGGGAGTACGTCCCCCGCGACGTCCGCGACCACGACCCCGCCGACGCACTGTGGGGCGGGGGCGACGACGGCCTGGACGCGATCCGCGTGGTGGAGCGCACCGCCCGCCGCCTCCTGCGCCCGGGCGGCTACGCGGCCGTCGAGCACAGCGATCTGCAGGGCAACGGCGTCTACTGGGTCTTCGCGGAGGAGCACGGCTGGCGCGACGTGCGCAACCGCCGCGACCTGGCGAACCGGGACCGCTTCGTGACCGCGCGCCTGGCCGCCGACTAG
- a CDS encoding L-threonylcarbamoyladenylate synthase, whose protein sequence is MSRRYDCSEPMERTRGIAEAFSAVRRGELIVLPTDTVYGVGVDAFMPPAVTALLDAKGRGREMPPPVLVGSVRAATALVDDLGTYGQDLIDEFWPGALTLVCRANPNLMWDLGETKGTVAIRMPMHELAVELLKETGPLAVSSANLSGRPAARTVDEAEKMLGDSVAVYLDGGTSGHADPSTIIDLTGPVPRLLRAGAVSEDKIRGVVGVLLTEEDEPEKPAEPPSITEAAKPSLTKEEPPQTPREPSEPLQETPAPNPKPSLRKDEDDRGTA, encoded by the coding sequence GTGAGCCGACGTTACGACTGCTCTGAGCCGATGGAGCGCACCCGGGGGATCGCCGAGGCGTTCTCGGCCGTCCGGCGCGGCGAGCTGATCGTCCTGCCGACCGACACCGTGTACGGCGTCGGCGTGGACGCGTTCATGCCGCCCGCGGTGACCGCCCTCCTGGACGCCAAGGGCCGCGGCCGCGAGATGCCGCCGCCGGTGCTGGTCGGCTCCGTCCGCGCCGCCACGGCCCTGGTGGACGACCTCGGAACCTACGGGCAGGATCTCATCGACGAGTTCTGGCCGGGCGCGCTGACCCTCGTCTGCAGGGCGAACCCCAACCTCATGTGGGACCTCGGCGAGACCAAGGGCACCGTCGCCATCCGGATGCCGATGCACGAACTCGCCGTCGAACTGCTCAAGGAGACCGGCCCGCTCGCCGTCAGCAGCGCGAACCTGTCCGGTCGCCCCGCGGCCCGCACCGTCGACGAGGCGGAGAAGATGCTGGGCGACTCGGTCGCCGTCTACCTGGACGGCGGCACCTCCGGCCACGCCGACCCGTCCACGATCATCGACCTGACCGGGCCCGTGCCGCGCCTGCTGCGCGCCGGCGCCGTCTCCGAAGACAAGATACGCGGCGTGGTGGGCGTCCTGCTCACCGAAGAGGACGAGCCCGAGAAGCCCGCAGAGCCCCCCTCCATAACCGAGGCGGCCAAGCCTTCCCTCACCAAGGAAGAGCCTCCGCAGACTCCCCGAGAGCCTTCTGAGCCCCTCCAGGAAACCCCCGCCCCGAACCCCAAGCCGTCCCTCCGCAAGGACGAGGACGACCGCGGCACCGCCTGA
- a CDS encoding ABC transporter permease subunit — MTALRRALAAETVRLAHSRSTWWCLGTATALALASAVLGARVPEEGGAVTVVDAIAGLSFGEMILLVFAALSVTGDYRHGTIRLAYQAVPRRWPLIAAKALVLAAAGAAAAVLLAFASLLVAALCAAGPGPGLDTAAEWRQALGTGVLWAFTAVAGVAVGALVRSGAAAVGILLLWSLVGESATGMLPRVGGALAGWMPFTAVGGIVDPDAGSRVPYGAAGQVAYAIVAGLALLALGMAAGRRRDP; from the coding sequence ATGACGGCGCTGCGCCGGGCGCTCGCCGCCGAGACGGTCCGGTTGGCGCACAGCCGGTCCACGTGGTGGTGCCTCGGCACGGCCACGGCCCTGGCGCTCGCCTCGGCGGTCCTCGGGGCCCGCGTCCCGGAGGAGGGAGGCGCCGTGACCGTCGTGGACGCCATCGCCGGGCTGTCGTTCGGCGAGATGATCCTCCTCGTGTTCGCGGCCCTGTCCGTCACCGGCGACTACAGGCACGGCACGATCCGCCTCGCCTACCAGGCGGTGCCGCGACGCTGGCCCCTGATCGCGGCGAAGGCTCTCGTGCTGGCGGCGGCCGGCGCGGCCGCCGCCGTCCTCCTGGCCTTCGCGAGCCTGCTGGTCGCGGCCCTCTGCGCCGCGGGTCCCGGTCCCGGCCTCGACACGGCGGCGGAATGGCGCCAGGCCCTGGGGACGGGCGTCCTCTGGGCCTTCACGGCCGTGGCGGGGGTCGCCGTGGGCGCTCTCGTCCGCAGTGGAGCCGCCGCCGTCGGCATCCTGCTCCTGTGGTCGCTCGTGGGAGAGAGCGCCACCGGGATGCTGCCGCGCGTCGGAGGCGCCCTGGCCGGGTGGATGCCGTTCACCGCGGTCGGCGGAATCGTGGACCCGGACGCGGGTTCACGCGTCCCCTACGGCGCGGCGGGGCAGGTGGCGTACGCGATCGTCGCCGGGCTGGCCCTGCTGGCCCTCGGCATGGCCGCCGGTCGGCGCAGGGACCCCTGA